A single region of the Enterococcus mundtii genome encodes:
- a CDS encoding serine hydrolase, whose amino-acid sequence MGTKKKHFALLLATLLLTLGSFLPTLSVQADEAFSVNSQAAFAVDATSGKILYDQDGEKTMGIASISKIIGLYIVLDQVKEGKLSWDDEVAISDYAETLSIAPNLSNVPLHKENTYTVKELFDSAFIQSANASMVALAEKISGSETAFLTVMNDQLKEWGIENATIVNVSGLNNVYLGANRPEGTGEADENQMSAKDVAIIARHLLLDFPEVLEVTSTATKMFGENTKSPVEMVNWNWMLPGFINFKEGVDGLKTGTTDFAGACFVGTIERDGKRIITVILNAEGHEQNPSVRFTETARLMDYCYDNWSVKEIGKANASIPSLKSIDVKNGKETSVNVVLKSPVSVWVRNDMDTGQLTITPKIDETKVKDNELEAPIVRGTKVGTATITLADDQLGYLEDGASPSTDIITASSVEKANIFVIGWRNVTNFFSNLF is encoded by the coding sequence ATGGGCACTAAGAAAAAACATTTCGCTTTACTGTTGGCAACGCTTCTTTTGACGTTAGGATCATTCTTGCCAACTTTATCCGTACAGGCCGATGAAGCATTTTCTGTGAATTCCCAAGCAGCATTTGCTGTGGACGCAACAAGCGGAAAAATTTTATACGACCAAGACGGAGAAAAAACAATGGGGATCGCGTCAATCTCAAAAATCATCGGGTTGTACATCGTACTTGACCAAGTCAAAGAAGGAAAATTATCCTGGGATGATGAAGTGGCAATCTCCGATTATGCTGAAACATTAAGCATTGCACCTAATTTATCGAATGTTCCCTTACATAAGGAGAATACCTATACTGTAAAAGAACTTTTTGACTCTGCCTTTATCCAATCAGCCAACGCATCAATGGTCGCTTTAGCTGAAAAGATCTCTGGTAGTGAAACAGCATTTCTGACTGTCATGAATGACCAGTTAAAAGAATGGGGCATTGAAAATGCAACGATCGTCAATGTTTCTGGGTTGAACAATGTTTACCTCGGCGCAAATCGTCCAGAAGGTACTGGCGAAGCAGATGAAAATCAAATGTCCGCAAAAGACGTAGCGATCATCGCACGTCACCTGTTACTCGATTTTCCTGAGGTACTAGAAGTGACGAGTACTGCAACAAAAATGTTTGGTGAAAACACAAAATCGCCGGTTGAAATGGTCAATTGGAATTGGATGCTTCCAGGTTTTATCAACTTCAAAGAAGGCGTTGATGGACTAAAAACTGGAACAACTGATTTTGCTGGTGCTTGTTTTGTCGGTACCATCGAACGAGACGGCAAACGCATCATTACAGTCATATTGAATGCGGAAGGTCATGAGCAAAACCCAAGCGTTCGGTTCACCGAAACGGCTCGCTTGATGGATTATTGCTATGATAACTGGTCAGTCAAAGAAATCGGTAAAGCAAACGCAAGCATTCCTTCACTCAAATCGATCGATGTGAAAAACGGAAAAGAAACTTCTGTCAATGTCGTACTAAAAAGCCCAGTCAGTGTCTGGGTCAGAAATGATATGGATACGGGTCAATTGACGATCACACCTAAGATCGATGAGACAAAAGTAAAGGATAATGAACTTGAAGCACCGATCGTTAGAGGCACAAAGGTTGGCACAGCCACTATCACTTTAGCTGATGATCAATTAGGGTACTTAGAAGATGGTGCCTCTCCAAGCACAGACATCATCACTGCTAGTTCGGTTGAAAAAGCGAATATCTTTGTGATCGGCTGGCGCAATGTCACTAATTTTTTCAGTAATCTATTCTAA
- a CDS encoding YdcF family protein yields the protein MNLTRDLIFSILYIVGMVGIITWRRKQKDPALFFYCGTWTFTLMLTYFVVLEIFYASFYFLIPLAFFSIFAFFYFTEKRRLLNGLIFNLFLISFGAYLLLLLFETQNIFIGGIFALIAVPAFLILLFGIYILVVFLIWNGIIVLKRESRSLANLLTLLLGIALTLYLIATVFLINYLPAWINVLLSGIAVILIYLFIVFYNFMTVSFLYQFNRPRYNQNYIIVLGAGLINGERVSPLLAKRIDKAIAFYWAQSHATLNPPILLMSGGQGADEKLPEAIAMKNYALEKGIPERDILVETNSTTTLENMRFSKELMDRESGGGAYRAIFSSNNYHIFRAGLFAKQAQLKANGIGAKTAFYYLPNAFLREYIAILMLHKKRHMIVCGIILGLTALLALITLIA from the coding sequence ATGAATTTAACAAGAGATTTGATTTTTTCGATTCTCTATATCGTAGGGATGGTTGGGATCATCACCTGGCGCAGGAAACAAAAAGATCCCGCGTTATTCTTTTATTGTGGTACTTGGACATTCACATTGATGCTTACGTACTTCGTTGTATTAGAGATTTTTTATGCGAGTTTTTATTTCTTGATCCCTCTCGCTTTTTTCAGTATCTTTGCTTTTTTTTACTTTACCGAAAAAAGGCGACTACTGAATGGTTTGATCTTCAATTTATTTTTGATTAGTTTCGGCGCTTATTTATTACTCTTACTTTTTGAGACGCAGAATATCTTTATTGGTGGGATTTTTGCTTTGATTGCAGTACCAGCTTTTTTGATTTTACTATTTGGCATATATATTTTGGTCGTCTTTCTCATTTGGAATGGCATCATCGTCTTAAAAAGAGAATCACGTTCACTAGCTAATCTTTTGACTTTACTGCTAGGGATTGCCTTAACGCTATATTTAATTGCCACTGTATTTTTAATCAACTACTTACCAGCGTGGATCAATGTTCTTCTTTCTGGTATAGCAGTCATCTTGATTTATCTGTTTATTGTCTTCTATAATTTTATGACTGTCTCTTTCTTATATCAGTTCAACCGACCACGTTACAACCAGAATTATATTATCGTGTTAGGCGCAGGCCTGATCAACGGGGAACGTGTTTCTCCCCTCCTAGCCAAACGGATCGACAAAGCAATTGCTTTTTATTGGGCCCAGAGTCATGCTACGCTCAATCCACCGATTCTTTTGATGTCTGGTGGTCAAGGTGCAGATGAAAAGTTACCAGAAGCAATTGCCATGAAAAACTATGCCTTAGAAAAAGGGATTCCGGAGCGGGACATTTTAGTTGAAACAAATTCAACAACCACTTTAGAAAATATGCGTTTCTCCAAAGAATTAATGGATCGTGAATCTGGCGGTGGCGCTTATCGTGCGATTTTCAGTTCAAATAATTACCACATTTTCCGTGCAGGACTCTTTGCGAAGCAAGCACAGTTAAAAGCCAATGGCATTGGTGCAAAAACAGCCTTTTATTATTTGCCAAATGCTTTTCTTAGAGAATATATCGCGATCTTGATGTTGCATAAAAAACGTCACATGATCGTATGTGGTATCATCCTTGGCCTGACTGCATTGTTAGCTTTGATCACACTTATTGCCTAA
- a CDS encoding voltage-gated chloride channel family protein, with protein sequence MDQRLLSPFKIGTYMVKWLVITACLGVLMGGLSAFFLNSLTVVTDLREAHTWLLYLLPVSGALFAFLYQRYGGNASRGNNLVIDQGNGGEEKIPLRLIPLTLFGTITTHLFGGSVGREGTAVQMGGALAENLARGLKLSPIEREVLVISGISAGFSSVFGTPLAGTLFGLEVLAIGKMRTEAIFPSFFAALFANFVTERIGVTHIHYKMGEIPGWSPALFGKLMVAGIAFGIIGWVFSRSIVFLKKWYLKWFKHPITRNFIGGGIVVVVAMILQTQRYLGLSLPLLQDAFAGKAHAYDFIGKLGFTVLSLGAGYQGGEVTPLFEIGATLGATLAPILHVSIPFLAALGFIGVFSGATNTPIACFVMGIELFGGEAASFFFMICLISFMCSGNNGIYSAQKVMIKKGILFLPMNNDQRE encoded by the coding sequence ATGGATCAACGGTTACTTAGTCCATTCAAAATAGGGACATATATGGTGAAATGGTTAGTGATCACTGCTTGTTTAGGCGTACTAATGGGAGGACTTTCCGCTTTTTTTCTAAATAGCTTAACTGTGGTGACGGATTTACGAGAAGCACATACTTGGTTATTGTATCTATTACCTGTCAGTGGGGCATTATTTGCGTTTCTTTATCAACGATACGGTGGGAATGCTAGTCGTGGGAATAATCTGGTCATTGATCAAGGGAATGGTGGGGAAGAAAAAATCCCGCTCCGATTGATTCCTTTAACGCTTTTCGGTACGATCACGACGCATCTTTTTGGCGGTTCTGTCGGTCGAGAAGGAACAGCAGTCCAAATGGGTGGCGCTTTAGCTGAAAATCTAGCAAGGGGATTAAAATTGAGTCCTATCGAGCGAGAGGTGCTGGTCATCAGTGGGATCAGTGCAGGATTTAGTTCAGTGTTTGGGACACCTTTAGCAGGCACATTGTTTGGACTTGAAGTACTAGCAATCGGAAAGATGCGTACAGAAGCGATCTTTCCCAGCTTTTTTGCTGCTTTATTTGCTAACTTCGTAACCGAAAGGATTGGTGTCACACATATCCATTATAAGATGGGAGAAATTCCAGGGTGGAGTCCTGCACTCTTTGGCAAACTGATGGTGGCGGGTATCGCTTTTGGGATTATTGGTTGGGTTTTTAGTCGTTCAATCGTCTTTTTGAAAAAGTGGTATCTGAAATGGTTCAAACATCCAATCACTAGAAATTTTATAGGTGGAGGAATTGTCGTAGTTGTGGCAATGATTTTACAAACACAACGCTACTTAGGACTTAGCTTGCCTTTATTGCAAGATGCGTTTGCCGGAAAAGCACATGCCTATGATTTTATCGGTAAGTTAGGATTTACTGTCCTTTCTTTAGGCGCTGGCTATCAAGGTGGGGAAGTGACCCCTTTGTTTGAGATTGGTGCAACTCTAGGGGCAACTTTAGCGCCCATCCTGCATGTTTCGATTCCTTTTCTAGCTGCATTAGGATTTATCGGTGTGTTTTCTGGAGCGACGAATACACCCATTGCTTGTTTTGTCATGGGCATCGAATTATTTGGAGGAGAAGCAGCTAGTTTCTTTTTTATGATTTGTTTGATCAGTTTCATGTGTTCGGGAAATAACGGAATCTATTCCGCACAAAAAGTAATGATCAAAAAAGGGATTTTATTTTTACCAATGAATAATGATCAGAGAGAATAG
- a CDS encoding FusB/FusC family EF-G-binding protein: METTIKTYQYFFIKREIEQLLNVYHSVNDKKTVATVQALAKERINEVVENDPQVIALVEPFVKQVMDTNLKKEKATELLERLKEHVAPFKQPSKIQVEKIFRKVKKLKHPDWQTLDLKEHTYVGWNDPGTQKKYLLYYADERLQGVHGTLSPTIIKGVCAICHKTSSVSMFLSTTKSGSDGTYTKKGNYICHDSDQCNQQLVKLAPFYEFTDIVKKEK; encoded by the coding sequence ATGGAAACAACAATCAAAACGTATCAATATTTCTTTATCAAACGAGAAATCGAGCAACTGTTAAATGTCTATCATTCAGTGAATGATAAAAAAACTGTCGCAACCGTTCAAGCATTAGCCAAAGAAAGAATCAATGAGGTAGTAGAAAATGATCCACAAGTAATCGCCTTAGTTGAACCATTTGTGAAGCAAGTTATGGATACAAACTTGAAAAAAGAAAAAGCGACAGAATTGCTCGAACGTTTAAAAGAACATGTTGCGCCATTCAAGCAACCATCAAAAATCCAAGTGGAAAAAATATTCCGAAAAGTAAAAAAGTTGAAACACCCAGATTGGCAAACATTGGATCTTAAAGAGCATACTTATGTGGGCTGGAATGATCCAGGAACACAGAAGAAATATCTGCTTTATTATGCAGATGAGCGGCTACAAGGTGTCCATGGGACACTTTCTCCGACGATCATCAAAGGAGTATGCGCGATTTGCCATAAGACTTCGAGTGTTTCGATGTTTCTTTCCACGACAAAATCAGGATCAGATGGCACGTATACTAAAAAAGGAAATTACATTTGTCATGATAGTGATCAGTGCAATCAGCAACTAGTAAAGCTGGCACCATTTTATGAATTTACAGACATCGTGAAGAAAGAAAAATAG
- a CDS encoding HD domain-containing protein, whose amino-acid sequence MTEKWREDEEYMSYIEDLLETEAVQKLADYIQHVHSTRLEHSISVSYYSYKLAKKWGGDARATARAGLLHDLFYYDWRTTKFDEGTHAYVHPRIAVKNAEKITELSDLERDIILKHMWGATIAPPKYKESYIVTFVDKYCAVKEAAQPVTDTMKQKWQRYFGKEQSI is encoded by the coding sequence ATGACAGAAAAATGGCGTGAAGACGAAGAATACATGTCTTATATCGAAGATCTATTAGAAACAGAAGCAGTACAAAAATTAGCTGATTATATCCAACATGTACATTCGACAAGATTGGAACACTCAATCAGTGTTTCTTATTACAGTTACAAATTAGCAAAAAAATGGGGTGGAGATGCAAGAGCTACTGCACGTGCAGGACTTTTACATGACCTATTCTATTATGACTGGCGTACAACAAAATTTGATGAAGGCACACATGCGTATGTGCATCCTAGGATCGCTGTGAAAAATGCAGAAAAGATTACTGAACTTTCTGATTTAGAGCGCGACATCATCTTGAAACATATGTGGGGAGCAACGATCGCTCCACCAAAATACAAAGAAAGCTATATTGTGACATTTGTTGACAAGTATTGTGCAGTGAAAGAAGCGGCGCAACCAGTAACGGATACAATGAAACAAAAATGGCAACGATATTTTGGAAAAGAACAGTCGATCTAA
- a CDS encoding TrmH family RNA methyltransferase: MKKIQSAKNPRIKEIKKLHKKKHREEGQKYLLEGFHLIEEAVNAKVIPKEIFLTERGWSEWGTWVEQHALDCFLVTDEVMAVISDLPTPQGIVAVMPLEVSQVSIDTGGWLLLDNVQDPGNVGTMIRTADAFGLAGVILGKGSADIYSTKVLRSMQGSNYHLPVISQELDALIPELKEKGFAIYGTELNEEAVSLPTVVPTKNYTIIMGNEGQGVRSELLALTDKNIYIPMNGHAESLNVGVATGILLYHLSS; the protein is encoded by the coding sequence GTGAAAAAAATTCAATCAGCAAAAAATCCTAGAATCAAAGAAATAAAAAAATTACATAAAAAGAAGCACCGCGAAGAAGGACAGAAGTACCTGCTTGAAGGGTTTCACTTGATCGAAGAAGCTGTGAATGCCAAAGTCATACCTAAAGAGATCTTTCTGACAGAACGAGGCTGGTCAGAATGGGGGACATGGGTCGAACAACACGCATTGGATTGCTTTTTAGTCACTGATGAGGTGATGGCGGTGATCTCTGATCTACCAACACCACAAGGAATCGTGGCAGTGATGCCGCTAGAAGTTAGCCAAGTGTCAATAGATACAGGAGGCTGGTTGCTTTTAGACAATGTCCAAGATCCTGGAAATGTCGGAACGATGATCCGAACAGCAGATGCGTTTGGTTTAGCAGGTGTGATCTTAGGGAAAGGCTCAGCTGATATTTATAGCACCAAAGTTTTAAGAAGCATGCAGGGAAGCAATTACCATTTACCAGTTATCTCACAAGAGTTAGACGCGCTCATTCCTGAATTGAAAGAAAAAGGATTTGCGATATACGGAACAGAACTCAATGAAGAAGCTGTTTCTCTTCCAACCGTCGTACCAACAAAAAATTATACGATCATTATGGGAAATGAAGGGCAAGGGGTGCGATCAGAATTATTGGCGCTAACTGATAAAAATATCTACATCCCGATGAATGGCCATGCTGAGTCATTGAATGTCGGCGTAGCTACCGGCATATTGTTGTATCATCTTTCTTCTTGA
- a CDS encoding acylphosphatase: MKKVKMNVQGRVQGVGFRYMTKIVADQLGVTGTVKNEEDGSVTIEAAGEEETIDQFIKEVKLSPSPSGRVQYVDLQEHPMMEERKKFDVIG, translated from the coding sequence ATGAAAAAAGTTAAAATGAATGTGCAAGGGCGTGTCCAAGGTGTAGGTTTTCGTTATATGACAAAAATAGTAGCTGATCAATTGGGCGTGACAGGAACAGTTAAAAACGAAGAAGATGGTTCGGTGACGATCGAAGCCGCTGGTGAGGAGGAAACCATCGATCAGTTCATCAAAGAAGTCAAGCTATCCCCTAGTCCCAGTGGCCGTGTCCAATATGTCGACTTGCAAGAACATCCGATGATGGAAGAACGAAAGAAATTTGATGTGATCGGCTAA
- the yidC gene encoding membrane protein insertase YidC, which translates to MNKWKNWLLGSGLVTLLLFLSGCVRMDAEGNPDTSGIVYRVLVQPMGQAITYLVQNFNWSYGWAVILMTVIVRIIILPLGISQSKKTMIQSEKMQALKPQVSAAQEKLKAATTREEQMAAQAEMQQVYRENGLSMTGGIGCLPLLIQMPIFSALYFTARYTEGIRESTFYGIDLGNPSLVLVAIAGIAYLIQGYISTIGIPEEQKKTMRTMLIVSPAMIVFMSISAPAGVTLYWVVGGIFSCLQTFITNVIMKPRLKAQVAEELKQNQPKQVVTPRKDVTPEEATKPTKKINTQATKKNANGRNAGKQQRKK; encoded by the coding sequence ATGAATAAATGGAAAAATTGGTTACTAGGTTCTGGTCTTGTAACACTCTTACTTTTCTTATCTGGTTGTGTCAGAATGGATGCTGAAGGAAACCCTGATACATCTGGAATCGTCTATCGCGTATTAGTACAACCTATGGGACAAGCGATTACATATCTCGTGCAGAATTTCAACTGGTCATACGGTTGGGCTGTTATCTTGATGACTGTGATCGTACGAATCATCATTTTACCTTTAGGAATCAGTCAATCGAAAAAGACAATGATCCAATCTGAAAAAATGCAAGCATTGAAACCTCAAGTCAGTGCCGCCCAAGAAAAACTAAAAGCGGCAACGACCCGAGAAGAACAAATGGCTGCACAAGCAGAAATGCAACAAGTGTATCGCGAAAATGGGTTAAGTATGACTGGTGGAATCGGTTGTTTACCTTTATTGATCCAAATGCCGATCTTCTCAGCGCTGTACTTTACTGCTCGCTATACAGAAGGTATCCGTGAATCGACTTTTTATGGTATCGACTTAGGAAATCCAAGTTTAGTCTTAGTTGCGATTGCCGGGATTGCTTACCTAATTCAAGGGTACATCTCAACGATCGGTATTCCTGAAGAACAGAAAAAAACGATGCGCACCATGTTGATCGTTTCACCTGCGATGATCGTCTTCATGTCGATCAGTGCTCCTGCAGGAGTGACCCTTTACTGGGTAGTCGGTGGTATCTTTAGTTGTCTACAAACATTTATCACCAATGTGATCATGAAGCCACGCTTAAAAGCTCAAGTCGCAGAAGAATTGAAACAAAATCAACCGAAACAAGTCGTGACACCTCGAAAAGATGTGACACCTGAAGAAGCGACGAAACCAACGAAAAAAATCAATACACAAGCAACCAAGAAAAATGCTAACGGTCGAAATGCCGGTAAACAGCAACGTAAAAAATAA
- the glyS gene encoding glycine--tRNA ligase subunit beta, protein MAKDLLLEIGLEEMPAHVVTPSMKQLEEKTAAFLTDNQLTYDAIETFSTPRRLAIKVTNVPERQADSEEEVKGPAKKIALDAEGNWSKAAQGFVRGQGLTTDDITFREIKGVEYVYVTKYTQGKPAIEVLTGLIDVIKSMTFPVTMHWSSFDFEYIRPIHWIVALFGEEVIPFEFLDVKTGRTSRGHRFLGEDVTFAHPAEYEEKLSEQFVVASPQKRRAMIMEQATQLSTKNDWHIDFDEDLLEEVNNLVEYPTVFAGDFEEKYLSVPEEVLVTSMKEHQRYFDVRNAEGQLLPHFIAVRNGDRVKLDNVIRGNQKVLTARLEDAEFFYNEDKKFPIEHYVNKLKSVTFHEKIGSIYEKMQRVQVIASVIGKSVGLSGEELAALQRAGEIYKFDLVTNMVGEFPELQGIMGEKYALLHGEDPAVATAIREHYLPIASEGELPETTIGAVLAIADKLDSIFSFFTVGMVPSGSNDPYALRRQAYGIVRIIEAKQWAFPLAQLQQEVNAAINENQERFGLAFVQGTDVIDFIKGRLRQRLMTKAIRHDVIDAVLNAKESNLTTVFAAARLLKERLQDENFKPSMEALTRVMNLAKKAERTTNEIDTSLFENEAEQALYEAVEKVKAQFAERTLKENYEQLVSLRPVIDQYFDQTMVMVEDEAVRNNRLAQLQQIADMALSIASLDQIITK, encoded by the coding sequence ATGGCAAAGGACTTATTATTAGAAATTGGCTTGGAAGAAATGCCAGCGCATGTTGTGACACCAAGCATGAAACAATTAGAAGAAAAAACAGCAGCGTTTTTAACGGACAATCAATTGACTTACGATGCAATCGAGACATTCTCTACTCCGAGACGTTTGGCGATCAAAGTAACAAATGTACCAGAACGTCAGGCTGACAGTGAAGAAGAAGTGAAGGGACCAGCGAAAAAAATCGCATTAGATGCTGAAGGAAACTGGTCGAAAGCAGCTCAAGGATTTGTTCGTGGGCAAGGATTGACGACAGACGATATCACCTTCCGAGAAATCAAAGGTGTGGAATATGTCTATGTGACGAAATATACTCAAGGAAAACCAGCAATCGAAGTCTTGACAGGATTGATCGATGTGATTAAAAGCATGACATTCCCTGTGACAATGCACTGGTCTTCTTTTGACTTTGAATATATTCGCCCGATTCATTGGATCGTGGCACTATTTGGAGAAGAAGTGATCCCGTTTGAATTTTTAGATGTGAAAACTGGACGTACTTCTCGTGGGCATCGTTTCTTAGGTGAAGATGTGACATTTGCTCATCCAGCAGAATACGAAGAAAAGCTATCTGAACAATTTGTAGTTGCTTCGCCACAAAAGAGAAGAGCAATGATCATGGAACAAGCGACTCAATTATCAACAAAAAATGATTGGCACATCGATTTTGATGAAGACCTACTTGAAGAAGTCAATAATCTAGTGGAGTATCCAACTGTCTTTGCTGGTGATTTTGAAGAAAAATATCTATCTGTACCGGAAGAAGTACTCGTGACTTCCATGAAGGAACACCAACGTTATTTTGATGTTCGAAATGCCGAAGGTCAACTCTTACCACATTTTATCGCTGTACGAAATGGCGATCGTGTGAAGCTAGATAACGTTATTCGTGGGAACCAAAAAGTACTGACTGCGCGTTTAGAAGATGCGGAATTCTTTTACAATGAAGACAAAAAATTCCCAATCGAGCATTATGTCAATAAGTTGAAATCAGTGACTTTCCATGAAAAGATCGGTAGTATTTATGAAAAAATGCAACGTGTGCAAGTGATTGCATCTGTTATCGGTAAATCTGTCGGTTTATCGGGGGAAGAACTAGCTGCATTACAACGTGCCGGCGAAATCTATAAGTTTGACCTAGTGACGAACATGGTTGGAGAATTTCCAGAACTTCAAGGAATCATGGGTGAAAAATATGCGTTGTTGCATGGAGAAGATCCAGCGGTTGCGACAGCGATCCGTGAACATTATTTACCGATCGCTAGTGAAGGTGAATTGCCAGAAACGACGATTGGTGCAGTCTTAGCCATTGCCGATAAATTAGATAGTATTTTCTCTTTCTTTACTGTAGGAATGGTGCCAAGTGGTTCAAACGACCCTTACGCATTACGTCGTCAAGCATATGGTATCGTTCGGATCATTGAAGCAAAACAATGGGCTTTCCCATTGGCACAATTACAACAAGAAGTGAATGCTGCAATCAATGAAAATCAAGAGCGTTTCGGGTTAGCTTTCGTTCAAGGAACTGATGTAATCGACTTTATCAAAGGTCGTTTGCGCCAACGATTGATGACAAAAGCCATTCGCCACGATGTGATCGATGCTGTCTTGAATGCGAAGGAAAGTAATTTGACAACCGTTTTTGCAGCTGCACGTCTGTTGAAGGAACGTTTGCAAGATGAAAACTTCAAACCATCGATGGAAGCTTTGACGCGTGTGATGAACCTAGCGAAAAAAGCCGAAAGAACAACGAATGAGATTGATACAAGCCTGTTTGAAAATGAAGCAGAGCAAGCATTGTACGAAGCAGTTGAGAAAGTGAAAGCTCAGTTTGCGGAACGTACACTTAAAGAGAACTATGAGCAATTAGTCAGCTTAAGACCAGTTATCGATCAGTATTTTGATCAAACGATGGTCATGGTCGAAGATGAAGCTGTCCGTAACAACCGTTTAGCACAGTTGCAACAAATTGCTGATATGGCATTAAGTATTGCTAGTCTGGATCAAATCATTACAAAATAA
- the glyQ gene encoding glycine--tRNA ligase subunit alpha gives MSKKQTVQEMILTLQKFWSSNGCMLMQAYDTEKGAGTMSPYTFLRAIGPEPWNAAYVEPSRRPADGRYGENPNRLYQHHQFQVVMKPSPENIQELYLESLRLLGIDPLEHDIRFVEDNWENPSMGCAGVGWEVWLDGMEITQFTYFQQVGGLPCKPVTSEITYGLERLASYIQEVESVYDLEWSAGVKYGEIFKQPEYEHSKYSFEVSDQELLLSNFDRFEKEAKRCIEENLVHPAYDYILKCSHTFNLLDARGAVSVTERAGYLARIRNMAKSVAKIFVAEREKLGFPLLNNQSENPTTVKEGE, from the coding sequence ATGAGTAAGAAGCAAACAGTTCAAGAAATGATTTTGACATTACAAAAATTTTGGTCATCGAACGGTTGTATGCTGATGCAAGCATACGATACAGAAAAAGGGGCAGGTACAATGAGCCCTTACACGTTTTTACGAGCAATCGGTCCAGAACCTTGGAATGCCGCTTACGTTGAGCCATCACGTCGACCAGCTGATGGTCGTTATGGTGAGAATCCTAACCGGTTATATCAACACCATCAATTCCAAGTGGTGATGAAGCCATCACCAGAAAATATCCAAGAACTTTACTTGGAAAGCTTGCGTTTGTTAGGGATCGATCCGTTAGAACATGATATCCGCTTTGTTGAGGACAACTGGGAGAACCCTTCGATGGGTTGTGCCGGTGTTGGTTGGGAAGTCTGGTTAGATGGCATGGAAATCACGCAATTTACGTACTTCCAACAAGTCGGCGGTTTGCCATGTAAACCAGTCACTTCAGAAATCACTTATGGGTTAGAGCGCTTAGCTTCTTATATCCAAGAAGTGGAAAGTGTGTATGATCTTGAATGGTCAGCAGGTGTCAAATATGGTGAGATCTTCAAACAGCCTGAATATGAACACTCAAAATATTCATTTGAAGTGAGTGATCAAGAATTATTATTAAGTAATTTTGATCGTTTTGAAAAAGAAGCGAAACGTTGTATTGAAGAAAATCTGGTCCATCCAGCATATGATTACATTTTAAAATGTAGTCACACCTTCAATCTATTAGATGCTCGTGGTGCAGTATCTGTGACTGAACGTGCTGGTTACTTGGCTCGCATTCGTAACATGGCGAAATCTGTGGCGAAAATCTTTGTTGCAGAACGTGAAAAACTTGGATTCCCATTGCTAAATAATCAATCAGAAAATCCAACGACTGTTAAGGAAGGTGAATAA
- the recO gene encoding DNA repair protein RecO encodes MSQLAESKGIILSSRNYKEKDKLVKIFTESAGKMMFYVKGIHRQNQPIAPALLPFTEAIYIGHFHNEGLSFVNSVKDVHSFRKIQEDIFLSGYGTYLLNLVDAAIEDRQYDPNLFQFTHQALQRMDQGDDPEIITNIFEIQLLQRFGISPVWTHCAVCGKTQGKFDYSSKYGGVLCENHWELDHYRYHADPRAVHFVRLFSAISYDRISGIDLKEETKQKIRQLIDLLYEEYVGIHLKSKKFIDQMKSWEHIMKPTNEATKENPAEE; translated from the coding sequence ATGAGTCAGCTTGCAGAATCAAAAGGAATCATCCTTTCTAGTCGCAACTACAAGGAAAAAGATAAATTAGTCAAGATATTTACAGAATCGGCAGGAAAAATGATGTTTTATGTCAAGGGGATCCATCGTCAAAATCAACCGATTGCACCCGCATTGTTGCCTTTTACGGAAGCAATTTATATTGGTCATTTTCATAATGAAGGCTTGTCCTTTGTTAACAGTGTAAAAGATGTCCACTCGTTTCGTAAGATACAAGAAGATATTTTTCTTAGCGGTTACGGGACTTATTTGTTGAACTTAGTGGATGCGGCGATCGAGGATCGGCAATATGATCCGAATCTATTTCAATTCACACACCAAGCATTGCAACGCATGGATCAAGGAGATGACCCAGAGATCATTACGAATATTTTTGAGATTCAATTATTGCAACGTTTCGGGATCTCGCCAGTTTGGACCCACTGTGCAGTGTGTGGAAAGACGCAAGGAAAATTTGATTATTCATCCAAATATGGAGGCGTCTTATGTGAAAATCACTGGGAGTTAGATCATTATCGGTATCACGCGGACCCACGTGCAGTTCACTTCGTACGGCTCTTCTCAGCAATCTCGTATGATCGCATCAGCGGGATCGACCTCAAAGAAGAAACCAAACAAAAGATTCGCCAATTGATTGATCTGTTATATGAAGAATACGTAGGCATCCATTTGAAAAGTAAAAAGTTTATTGATCAAATGAAAAGTTGGGAACATATCATGAAACCGACCAATGAGGCAACGAAGGAAAATCCTGCAGAAGAATGA